AAACCAACCGATGGCAAAGTGGTTGCCCCTATCACAGGTAAAGTCTCAGCCGTCTTTCCAACCAAACACGCGTTTGGGATTGTCTCAGATACCGGTATAGAAGTGTTAGTGCATATTGGCATTAACACCGTTGAATTAGATGGTAAAGGCTTCGATATCCGTATCCAGCCAGATGATTACGTCGATAAAGGTCAAGTTGTCGGTCAAGTCGATTTGAGCGTCCTCAAAGAAAACAACTACGACACCACCACCATGGTTGTTATCACCAATTCAAATGACAACCCCGACTACACCTTACCCCCAACCCCTTAAATAAATACCTCTGCTACAGCTGGACTAGAAAAAATCTAGTCCAGTTTTTTAGTCTAGTGAGAAGGCAACAATAGTGATTCTCTTCGATGAATCATCACAACTTGATATATTTGCAGAAAGCTCTAATAAAAAAGATTAATCAAGCTCCTACTAACCGAGCAATGACCCAAATAAAGCTAATCTGTCATCTGCGTAATGCGCAAAAGACAGAATAGAGCTATTCAGGACACCGCTAAAAGAATAATGGTCTGATTAAACATTAAGTAGAGAGTGACGGACCGTTTCCTATTTACGATAAGTGGAATATTCTAGGTAGGTTAGTTCCACTTAGGTCTACAAGTGGAATATTCCGGTTGAGTTGGTTCCACATAATCAGCCTTTTATCGCATTGATATATCGCAAGCAACAACCCGTCGTTGTAAGCGGATGTGAAAGGCAGCCGAATAAAGCTAATCGGTCATCAAACACCTGATTTTATGACCGATTAGCCTAATTTGTAGTTTATTTATGGTACACATTTCCCGCTTAGGTTCGCGCTCACAACAAACGCTTCAATATGTGTGCGCTCAGGTTCGCGCACACAACAAACTCACCAATATGTGTGCGCTCACGTAAGTGAGAAAGACGGTTCTTCATTTCCCACTTACGCTGCACCAGCACACGACAATTTCAATTTAATCTGTCTCGCGGTGGGTATGTGTATAGAATTCTTCATTTCCCACTTAAGCTAATCGGTCATCAAACACCTGATTTTATGACCGATTAGCCTTATTTGTAGTCTGATTTACGGTAATACGTTTTCCGCTTACCCCCAACCGCCAGAGAACAAGCTGAGAGGCGGATGGCAAAGAGAAACCTAAGCTTAATAAATTTTGATGAGCTCCCAAATTACTTAATCAGTGAATGGGATGTATATTGTTATCAATTACGAAAAAAAAATAAGAAAAATGTAGGAATTATAACAACCTTTCTTTCACTTATGTTATAATGCAAAAGGATAGATTTATGATGTAAATCATAAAATGAACGCAAACAGAAAGAGGATAAGTGATGAAGCAACCTAGAGAGGGTGAATTCATCACTATTAAAAGTTATAAACACGATGGGTCATTACATCGAACTTGGCGCGATAATATGGTGCTGAAAACAAGTGACCAATCAATTATTGGTTGTAATGATCATACTTTAGTAACTGAAGCAGATGGGCGAAGATGGGTAACAAGAGAAGTGGCGCTAATGTATTTTCATAAACATTTTTGGTTTAATGTTGTGGCTATGATACGTAAAAGAGGCGTGACTTACTATTGTAATCTAGCATCTCCTTATTTAATCGATAATGAAGCTTTAAAATATATTGATTATGATTTAGATATTAAAGTATTTCCTGATGGGGAAAAACGTTTACTCGATGTTGATGAATATGAAATTCATGGTAAAAAATACCATTATCCAGATGAAATAGACCCCATTCTAAAATATAATATTCAAGAACTTGTTCGATGGATAGATGAGAAAAAAGGGCCATTCGCTCCGGAGTTTGTTAATATTTGGTATGAACGCTATATACAATTGACTCATCGCAAAAAGCATAAACATAACTAGCAATAGTAATGAATTCACTGTTTGACGTCAAAACACAACTCTAATGAGTTGTGTTTTTTTTGTTTTACATGTAAAGTAGAAGTATTAAAAAATAGTGGGAGTTTGAAATGAAAAGATATACTCAACTGCCAATCAATCAGGACTCTAATCAAAAACAAATTAAAGAAGCACTCAGACTAATGACAAGGGATGCCGTCTTTGTAGCTCGAAATTATTATACAGGTGATTTGGGGGCTATTTATACACCCGAATTTACAGATTTTAAATTGTGGGCACCCACAGCTTCTCAAGTAGAGATTATGATTTATGATGGTTATTATGGTAGTTTAAAGAAAACAATGTTAATGCAGAAATCAGCTGACGATCGCATCTTTGAAAAACGCATCGAAGGCGATCAGCATGGTCTAACTTATCGGTATCGTTTAACGTTTATGGATTCAACCGTCAAAATGACAGTCGATCCATACGCCAAAGCGGTTACGGTAAATGGACATCGTTCAGTGGTAGTCGATTTGGCGCGGACAAACCCTGAAGGTTGGGGCGATCGGATGCCACCTTTTGAGAATAGTCAACAGGCAATTATTTATGAATTACATGTTCGTGACTTCTCAGTGGATGAAAATGGTGGAATGACTCATAAAGGCAAATTTTTAGCTTTTACGGAAAAGGGAACCAAAAACAAAGTAGGTTCGCCAACCGGAATGGAATATTTAAAAAAATTAGGGGTAACACATGTTGAATTTTTACCTCTATTTGACTATGCAACCGTGGATGAAACCGTGGAAGAACCCGTTGAGTACAATTGGGGATATGATCCACATAATTTTAATGCACCAGAAGGATCGTATTCGACGAATCCTTATGATCCATTTTTACGCATTAAAGAACTTAAGCAAATGATTCAAGCTTTGCATGATGCTGGCATTCGAGTCATTATGGATGTTGTTTATAACCATGTTTATGAAGTCGAACATCAAAGTTTCCATAAAACTGTCCCTGGATATTTTTATCGTTACGATGAAGCAGGGAAATTGTCCAATGGAACGGGTGTAGGGAATGATACCGCATCAGAACGTTATATGATGCGCAAATACATTTTAGATAGCGTAAAATATTGGGTCGAAGAATATCATATTGATGGTTTCCGCTTTGACTTAATGGGTATTCATGATATTACAACAATGAATGAAGTACGTAAGACACTGGATGAAATTGATCCTTCCATCCTGCTTTTTGGCGAGGGTTGGGATTTAGCTACCGCCCTAGATAGCGATGAAAAAGCATCGCATAACAACGCGAGCTTTATGCCTAGAATTGGTCAGTTTAATGATGGTCTCCGTGAAGCACTCAAAGGGAATGATTTTGATGCTAAAGCTAGAGGCTTTATTAATGGTGCTTGGTATATGGAACAAAAATTAGCCAAAAATTTTATGGCGGGTGTTGATTTTGGTAATTATCAAGATCCTAAACAATTGATACAATATGTTGAAGCGCACGACAACTATACACTATATGATCGTTTAGTAGCAGCAGATCCTAATCTGGATAAAGATTCGCTAATTAAACGACATGAACTAGCCACAACCATCGTCCTACTTTCGCAAGGCATTCCTTTTATCCATGCGGGCCAAGAATTTTTACGGACGAAACAAGGCGTGCGCGATAGTTATAATAGCCCTGATGAAATTAATCAAATTGATTGGATGCGTCAAGAAACGTATCGCCATTCAGTAGAATTGACTAGAAATTTAATTGCTTTAAGAAAATCAGAACCTTTATTCACACTCAATACTTACGATGAAATTAAAGAGTGTATGACACTCCTTAGAGCCGACTATCAGATTGTCGCCATCGAGTATAAACGTGATAATGAACGCTTGATTGTCGTTTTTAACGCACAGAACAACCGAGTCAATTATCCACTTGAAGAGGGAGAATATATCGTTAAGCTAATTGATGGGACCGTTCATCTTGATGATGGTACGGTCACCCCTGTGATTGATACGATTGCGATTGAACCTTATACCTCAATTGTCTTAAAACAATATTTAAATTAAGTATAAATAAAATTAATAATAAATTAATTGAAGCAATTAAGTGAGTGTTTTCAACGCTGATTTAATTGCTTTTTGCATTGTAATAGTGATATTTATTAGGGGAAGGGTCTTAAATGGTTTTGACAAATTGGAAAAAATAGTGTAATTTGTAAAGTGCTTTTAGAAAATTTAAGAAGGAGAAAAAAATGGATAGCGCCTGGCCTTATGAAAATAAGGTGACGAGGATTGGGCTTATCGAAAGATTCGGCGGATGGCTCAAGGTTGTGCAACCTTAAGAAAAGGGATAAAAATTATATGCAAATATAAAACAGAAACCTTTTCAGCACCTAGAAGCGACATTAAATACACGAAAAGAGGAATTGGATACATGTGTGGAATTGTCGGCATTATAGGAGATAAAAATGTACAAGAAGTATTAATTAATGGACTAGAACGATTAGAATATAGAGGTTATGATTCAGCAGGTATTTTCTTGTTAAATCATGAAGAAGATAACTTTCAATTGACCAAGGAAGTCGGTCGCATCGAGGCGTTAAAAGCCAAAGTAGACTTTACTTTTCCAGCTGAAGTCGGAATTGGGCATACCCGTTGGGCGACCCATGGACCAGCTACCTTAGACAATGCGCATCCGCATACATCACCCAATGGGCGTTTCGTATTGGTGCATAATGGGGTTATTGAAAATTATAATGAATTACGCCAAGCCTATTTAGAAAATACCCCAATCCAATCCAATACGGATACGGAAATAGTCGTAGCACTCATCGAAAATTTTGTTGAAAATGACCACTTAAGCACGCAAGATGCCTTTCAAAAGGCCCTATCCTTAATCGAAGGGTCCTATGCTTTTGGCTTGATTGACAAAGAAAATTCGGATGTCTTATATGCTGCAAAAAATAAAAGTCCTTTGTTAGTCGGAAAAGGGGATGGCTTTAATGCGATTACGTCCGATGCCATGGCTACAATTGATTTGACGCATGAGTACATTGAAATTAAGGATAAAGAAATAATCGTCTTAAAAGAAGATGCTGTCACGATTACTAATTTGCAAGGGGAATCCGTTCAGCGTGATCCCTACGTGGCTGAATTAGATCCAAGTGATCTAGGCAAAGGGGCTTATCCTTACTACATGATTAAGGAAATTGACGAGCAACCAGCGGTATTGCGTCGCTTAATTCAAACCTATCAAGACCAAAACGGCCAATTTGTCGTTGACGACAATTTAAAAGCGGCGCTTCAAAACAGCGACCGTCTGTATATTGTTGCCTGTGGAACCTCTTACCATGCCGGTTGGGTAGGTAAAAACCTTTTTGAAAAACAAATAAATATCCCTACTGAAATTCACCTGGCAAGCGAATTCGCCTATAATCCACCTTTAATGAGTGAAAAACCTTTCTTTATTTTTCTTTCACAAAGTGGGGAAACCGCTGATAGTCGCCAAGCCTTAGTTTTAGTCAATCAGCTAGGTCATCCATCCCTAACAATAACCAATGTTAAAGGTTCGACCTTATCACGGGAAGCAACATACACTTTGTTGTTACATGCTGGACCCGAAATTGCTGTAGCCTCAACCAAAGCTTATACGGCTCAAATTACGGTGATGGCCATCCTTGCAGCAGCGGTTGGTCAAACCCAACAGCACGGTTTAGATTTAGCCCACGAATTAAGTATCGCGGCCACCAATATGGAGACCATTTTAGCTGAAAAAGATCAAATTAAGGCTTGGGTGGATGAAAACTTACTCGAAACCCCTAATGCTTTTTACATTGGTCGCTTTCTAGATTACTATGTCTCAATGGAAGCCGCTCTAAAGCTCAAAGAAATCTCTTATATTCAAACTGAAGCCTTTGCTTCGGGTGAATTAAAACACGGGACAATTGCTCTGATTGAAGAAGGTACCCCGGTTATTGCGATTATTAGCCAGGCCAAGGTGGATAAACATACCCGCGGGAATTTGGAAGAAGTGAAAGCTCGTGGAGCGAAAACCTGTGTCATTGCCACTCAAGACTTTGCCCAGCCAGGGGATCAATTTGTTTTACCAAAAACGCACGCCCTGTTAACGCCATTGGTGATTGCGGTCATGGTTCAGTTGATTGCTTACTATACCTCACTAGGTAAAGGTTTGGATGTTGACAAACCACGTAACCTAGCCAAATCCGTTACCGTCGAATAAATATCACTGCCAATCGATGAAACGAGCTCTAAACTGACATCCCACTTAATGTCAGTTTAGAGCTCGTTTTTTTGTACTTAACTTTCTGTGCGATCCGGAATTTTAAAGAATAAAAACAAACCAAAAATAATTCCGCAAATAGCAATGAAAATTCTAACAGCATCTATCGGAACAATTAACATCGATAGAAGCATAATTGCATAGGTGGTTATTAAAATACGCCATTTTTTGTTACGCGGAATCGATCGATCTTTTTCATAATCACCCACATAGTACTGATACAATTTAGTCCCTTTTAGCCAATGATTAAAACGATCAGATGATTGCATAAAAGCCCAACCAGATAATAATAGAAAGGGCGTTGTCGGTAACACCGGAATAATAGCACCAATAGCTCCTAAACCAAAAGATACAAAACCAATTGTTAATAAGATAATTTTTTTCATGGTAACTCCTAAACTAATAAATTCTCATTAATAGTATAACAGTTTTTGCAATAGCTGCGCATGCTTTTTGAATGCCAAAATAAATAGACAAAAATAAAAACGTTTTTATTGACAATGAAATCGTTTTATCATATACTTAATCTCGAAATGAATAACGTGATGTTTTTTAATGCTTTTAAAGATTGGTTACTACCACATTGTTTTAAAGTGTTGATTTATCACGATTTGTAACCAATAGTATCCATTAAGCAAACTATAACATTATAATAATATATAGTGTATTTACTAATAAGATAAAAAGACAAAAGACATCAATAAAGCGGATTCATTTATTTTTTGACTGAAAATAAAAACGTTTTTATTTTAGAAAAAGGTGGTATTTCAATGGAACAAACGAAACTATTAGCTTTATTAGATCAAATGACTTTAGAAGAAAAAGTAGGTCAACTCGTCCAATTAACACCTATGTTTTTCTCGGAACAAGGTGAAGTGACCGGACCGATGAACGAGTTAGAAATGACTAAAGAAGAACTTTTCCAAATAGGTTCTGTCTTAGGTACGCGTACCAAAGAAGATGTGATCAGCATTCAAACTACCTATTTAGCCAATAGTCGCTTAAAAATCCCCTTGATATTTATGGCGGATGTTATCCATGGTTATGAAACAATTTTCCCTATCCCTCTTGCTTTAGCTAGTTCTTTTGATACTGAATTAGTCAAAACAACCGCCGAATTATCGGCTTTTGAAGCCACTAGAGCAGGGGTGCATGTCACCTTTTCACCCATGGCTGACTTAGTAAGGGATGCGCGTTGGGGTCGGGTTTTGGAAAGTAATGGGGAAGATCCTTATTTGAGCAGTCAAATGACACGCGCCTATGTTGAAGGCTACCAAGGGGAGATCTTAAGCGATAAAGATACCTTAGCTGCTTGTGTTAAACACTTTGTGGGTTATGGTGAAGCCGAAGCAGGCCGTGACTATAATACCGTTGATATGTCCGATTTAAACCTATACCAAAATCACTTACCCGCTTTCAGAGCTGCCATTGATGCAGGCGTTAAATTGGTCATGTCCTCTTTCAATGTTTGGCGCGGGATTCCTTCAACCGCCAATAAATATCTCCTTAAAGATGTTTTACGTAATGAAATGCATTTTGAAGGCCTCGTTATTGCTGATTACGCAGCCGTTCATGAACTGATTAACCACCGCGTAGCAGCGGACAAAAAAGAAGCTGCCTATCGGGCCTTTTCAGCCGGTGTTGAGATTGATATGGTGACGGATTATTACCAACATGCCTTACCCGAACTCATTCAAGATGGCTTAATTGAAATGGACCAACTCAATCAGTCGGTCTTAAAAATGTTGGAATTAAAAAATGAACTTGGCCTCTTTGAAGATCCTTACCGAGGACTAAAAGATGAAACATTGGATCGTGATATGACACCTTTACGAGCCAAGGCTAGAGAAATCGCTGGGCAAAGTATGGTGCTATTGAAAAATGAATCCATATTGCCTATCCAGCCTAGCGAAAAAATAGGTTTGGTTGGGCCTAAAGCCAACTCACATGATGTGTTAGGAGCATGGTCATGGATTGGCAATCCTGATAAAGCAATTACGCTTGAAGACGGTTTAAAGCAAGCAGGTTTTAATCCAACCTACGTAGAACGCGAAATTGATTATGTTCAATTAAAATATTGCGATAAAGTCATTGTTGCAGTTGGCGAGATTTCAGATGAAGGTGGCGAAGGAGCAAGTAAAACATCGATAGCTTTATCGCAACGTCAAGTTGAATTAATTAAAGAAGTTTACCATTGGAATCAAAATATTATTGTGGTCTTAGTTAATAGTCGACCCATGGACCTATCCGCTATTCAACCTTATGTTAAAGGTATTTTAGTAAGCTGGTTCCCAGGTTCCGAAGCTGGTATCGCCATTGTTGATGTCTTAAGCGGAAGAGTAAACCCATCAGCAAAATTACCGATGACATTCCCGCAATCAACCGGGCAACTACCCATGTCTTATAATTTCCTATCAACTGGCCGTGGTATTAATGAACATAATCATGCTCAAAAATATGTTTCGCGTTACTTAGATTCAGACAACGCGCCATTATATCCATTTGGATTTGGCTTGAATTATAGTCAAATTGAGCTTGACCAGGTGAAGAT
This window of the Fundicoccus culcitae genome carries:
- the ntdP gene encoding nucleoside tri-diphosphate phosphatase gives rise to the protein MKQPREGEFITIKSYKHDGSLHRTWRDNMVLKTSDQSIIGCNDHTLVTEADGRRWVTREVALMYFHKHFWFNVVAMIRKRGVTYYCNLASPYLIDNEALKYIDYDLDIKVFPDGEKRLLDVDEYEIHGKKYHYPDEIDPILKYNIQELVRWIDEKKGPFAPEFVNIWYERYIQLTHRKKHKHN
- the glmS gene encoding glutamine--fructose-6-phosphate transaminase (isomerizing), which translates into the protein MCGIVGIIGDKNVQEVLINGLERLEYRGYDSAGIFLLNHEEDNFQLTKEVGRIEALKAKVDFTFPAEVGIGHTRWATHGPATLDNAHPHTSPNGRFVLVHNGVIENYNELRQAYLENTPIQSNTDTEIVVALIENFVENDHLSTQDAFQKALSLIEGSYAFGLIDKENSDVLYAAKNKSPLLVGKGDGFNAITSDAMATIDLTHEYIEIKDKEIIVLKEDAVTITNLQGESVQRDPYVAELDPSDLGKGAYPYYMIKEIDEQPAVLRRLIQTYQDQNGQFVVDDNLKAALQNSDRLYIVACGTSYHAGWVGKNLFEKQINIPTEIHLASEFAYNPPLMSEKPFFIFLSQSGETADSRQALVLVNQLGHPSLTITNVKGSTLSREATYTLLLHAGPEIAVASTKAYTAQITVMAILAAAVGQTQQHGLDLAHELSIAATNMETILAEKDQIKAWVDENLLETPNAFYIGRFLDYYVSMEAALKLKEISYIQTEAFASGELKHGTIALIEEGTPVIAIISQAKVDKHTRGNLEEVKARGAKTCVIATQDFAQPGDQFVLPKTHALLTPLVIAVMVQLIAYYTSLGKGLDVDKPRNLAKSVTVE
- the pulA gene encoding type I pullulanase, with the protein product MKRYTQLPINQDSNQKQIKEALRLMTRDAVFVARNYYTGDLGAIYTPEFTDFKLWAPTASQVEIMIYDGYYGSLKKTMLMQKSADDRIFEKRIEGDQHGLTYRYRLTFMDSTVKMTVDPYAKAVTVNGHRSVVVDLARTNPEGWGDRMPPFENSQQAIIYELHVRDFSVDENGGMTHKGKFLAFTEKGTKNKVGSPTGMEYLKKLGVTHVEFLPLFDYATVDETVEEPVEYNWGYDPHNFNAPEGSYSTNPYDPFLRIKELKQMIQALHDAGIRVIMDVVYNHVYEVEHQSFHKTVPGYFYRYDEAGKLSNGTGVGNDTASERYMMRKYILDSVKYWVEEYHIDGFRFDLMGIHDITTMNEVRKTLDEIDPSILLFGEGWDLATALDSDEKASHNNASFMPRIGQFNDGLREALKGNDFDAKARGFINGAWYMEQKLAKNFMAGVDFGNYQDPKQLIQYVEAHDNYTLYDRLVAADPNLDKDSLIKRHELATTIVLLSQGIPFIHAGQEFLRTKQGVRDSYNSPDEINQIDWMRQETYRHSVELTRNLIALRKSEPLFTLNTYDEIKECMTLLRADYQIVAIEYKRDNERLIVVFNAQNNRVNYPLEEGEYIVKLIDGTVHLDDGTVTPVIDTIAIEPYTSIVLKQYLN
- a CDS encoding glycoside hydrolase family 3 N-terminal domain-containing protein, which produces MEQTKLLALLDQMTLEEKVGQLVQLTPMFFSEQGEVTGPMNELEMTKEELFQIGSVLGTRTKEDVISIQTTYLANSRLKIPLIFMADVIHGYETIFPIPLALASSFDTELVKTTAELSAFEATRAGVHVTFSPMADLVRDARWGRVLESNGEDPYLSSQMTRAYVEGYQGEILSDKDTLAACVKHFVGYGEAEAGRDYNTVDMSDLNLYQNHLPAFRAAIDAGVKLVMSSFNVWRGIPSTANKYLLKDVLRNEMHFEGLVIADYAAVHELINHRVAADKKEAAYRAFSAGVEIDMVTDYYQHALPELIQDGLIEMDQLNQSVLKMLELKNELGLFEDPYRGLKDETLDRDMTPLRAKAREIAGQSMVLLKNESILPIQPSEKIGLVGPKANSHDVLGAWSWIGNPDKAITLEDGLKQAGFNPTYVEREIDYVQLKYCDKVIVAVGEISDEGGEGASKTSIALSQRQVELIKEVYHWNQNIIVVLVNSRPMDLSAIQPYVKGILVSWFPGSEAGIAIVDVLSGRVNPSAKLPMTFPQSTGQLPMSYNFLSTGRGINEHNHAQKYVSRYLDSDNAPLYPFGFGLNYSQIELDQVKISQIDQTTVEIKYQITNHSENAGSEILQVYMQDKVTEVARPERELKYFEKIHVAAKETVNGMIRLGKDDLSYWHADLSFTMDPGAFDFFVGFDSHAPLAGTWTYVE
- a CDS encoding YbaN family protein, which encodes MKKIILLTIGFVSFGLGAIGAIIPVLPTTPFLLLSGWAFMQSSDRFNHWLKGTKLYQYYVGDYEKDRSIPRNKKWRILITTYAIMLLSMLIVPIDAVRIFIAICGIIFGLFLFFKIPDRTES